In Nasonia vitripennis strain AsymCx chromosome 2, Nvit_psr_1.1, whole genome shotgun sequence, a genomic segment contains:
- the LOC100123163 gene encoding solute carrier family 23 member 2 isoform X2 translates to MADDNNAVQLTSVSVQENSPSNQQNGQNVPTNNNDDKGTKMVERQKPDITYGIDDIPPWYLCLFMALQHYLTMIGAIVSIPFILTPALCMAEDDPARSHIISTMILVTGIVTFIQATVGCRLPLVQGGTISFLVPTLAILNLPEWKCPEASVLNAKSHDERTEMWQIRMRELSGAIAVSALFQVVVGYCGVIGYILKYVTPLTIVPTVSLVGLSLFENAAETASKHWGIAAGTIIMLTLYSQVLVNVKVPIVVYRKGEGFKVIWFALFKLFPVLLAIVVMWIICAILTATDALPEGHPGRTDTKIKIIEDSPWFRVPYPGQWGTPTVTLSGVLGMLAGVLACTVESISYYPTVSRMCGAPPPPLHAINRGIGFEGLGTVLAGLWGSGNGTNTFGENVGTIGVTKVGSRRVIQWACVLMILQGIISKFGAIFIIIPDPIVGGIFCVMFGLISAFGFSALQYIDLNSARNLYILGFSVFFPLVLSKWMIANSNAIQTGNEVVDSVLTVLLSTTILVGGGLGCFLDNVIPGTDEERGLKAWATQMELNFDAAEDDCVDDGKTEYEYNTFDLPFGMSLLRRWKWTSYLPFSPTYKPRPFLCGRREKKSN, encoded by the exons ATGGCTGACGATAACAACGCCGTGCAGCTCACAAGTGTG AGCGTCCAGGAAAATTCACCTTCCAATCAACAAAACGGCCAGAATGTCCCAACTAACAACAACGACGACAAAGGCACAAAAATGGTGGAAAGACAAAAGCCGGACATAACTTATGGAATAGACGACATACCACCATGGTATCTCTGTTTGTTCATGGCACTGCAG CACTACCTAACAATGATCGGCGCCATCGTCTCGATACCGTTCATCCTGACACCAGCTTTGTGCATGGCCGAGGATGATCCGGCTCGAAGTCACATCATCTCGACCATGATCCTCGTCACGGGCATCGTCACCTTCATCCAAGCAACAGTCGGCTGCAG ACTTCCTTTAGTGCAAGGAGGCACGATATCGTTTCTGGTGCCGACTCTCGCCATTTTAAATCTTCCTGAATGGAAGTGCCCGGAGGCCTCGGTTTTAAATGCCAAGTCGCACGATGAGAGGACCGAAATGTGGCAGATAAGAATGAGGGAACTCTCAGGCGCTATCGCAGTTTCTGCGCTCTTCCAAGTTGTCGTCGGCTATTGCG GTGTTATTGGATACATACTAAAATACGTCACCCCCCTAACAATTGTACCAACTGTTTCTTTGGTCGGACTGTCACTCTTTGAGAATGCAGCGGAAActgcttctaaacattggggTATAGCAGCGGG GACCATAATTATGCTGACGCTATATTCGCAAGTTCTAGTAAATGTTAAAGTGCCAATAGTAGTGTACAGAAAAGGTGAAGGCTTCAAAGTCATTTGGTTTGCCCTCTTTAAACTATTCCCG GTTCTACTTGCCATTGTTGTCATGTGGATAATTTGTGCCATCTTGACTGCTACGGATGCGTTACCAGAAGGTCATCCAGGAAGAACAGATACCAAAATAAAGATTATAGAAGATTCTCCGTGGTTCAGGGTTCCTTATCCTGGACAATGGGGTACACCAACTGTGACACTATCTGGAGTACTTGGGATGCTTGCAGGTGTATTGGCATGTACAGTTGAGTCCATCAGTTATTATCCAACGGTTTCAAGAATGTGTG GAGCCCCACCACCACCACTTCATGCTATCAATCGAGGAATTGGTTTTGAGGGACTTGGCACAGTATTAGCTGGACTTTGGGGCAGTGGAAACGGTACTAATACTTTTGGAGAAAATGTGGGAACCATAG GAGTGACTAAAGTTGGAAGTCGCAGAGTAATACAGTGGGCTTGTGTACTTATGATACTTCAAGGAATAATCAGTAAATTTGGagcaatatttattattattcctgATCCGATTGTTGGTGGAATATTTTGTGTGATGTTTGGACTTATTTCTGCTTTTG GTTTCTCTGCGCTTCAGTACATCGATTTAAACTCTGCACGTAATTTATACATTCTTGGTTTCTCTGTTTTCTTCCCATTG GTACTGTCAAAATGGATGATCGCAAATTCTAACGCTATACAAACTGGTAATGAAGTAGTCGATAGCGTGCTTACTGTTTTGCTAAGCACAACGATTCTTGTTGGCGGTGGCCTAGGATGTTTCTTAGATAATGTTATACCAG GCACAGACGAGGAACGCGGTCTCAAGGCTTGGGCAACGCAGATGGAGCTGAACTTCGACGCAGCCGAAGATGACTGCGTCGATGACGGAAAAACCGAGTACGAGTACAACACCTTCGACCTGCCATTCGGCATGAGCCTATTGAGACG GTGGAAGTGGACATCTTACTTACCATTCTCGCCGACCTACAAGCCGAGGCCATTTTTGTGCGGACGACGGGAGAAGAAGAGCAATTAA
- the LOC100123169 gene encoding sphingomyelin phosphodiesterase 4 isoform X1, with translation MTTSADVVTGRVQAYLTLPLVQRCRELALLIDALSTTELQHVFPVLINSIFGISDNVGWGLHTISLKKYPQEYEVLCNFLSPQGPIFSLCYKLLPDCYLKYNFPVSYLPSKIRHMLEEGIIPPFYSDKLREDHSIRLPTVLSMNPFEYYIFHFAYHLTNPWLQIQQQDNVWINWETVYVELANCYLFHFLPRDNSPVLPIIGPYVKKTPPRKLMQATDTKRLQTTRLLRTTILSPNSTSPNTGVPQQQCLPQVWRSETIVQVFLDFWLEYTEEEQFSPTRSPQITGSIPRRHSIHTGEHIRLVRTFIKTLHEFANSSIGDRSAMDELKRVILPSVQGKIYTFLRKAIHHWPLDSSFRLILEAWLSFIQPWRYVQGVVYTKQEKAEEEEKGKIHDPNRWVSFVANNLLAYTAIFHQLLPRFMRTDLVAPKNAHMLFRVTKVFSQPHLAKILLEVESCIDDVASTRNRTTNQWTGTVRQQIVELEGPSYQYIPMFSQATVSQIVSFLGTIKQAHLTATSLVEALEKRRTGRRFLMSLWEFFNGEDTSSDDISLDERKRVPVFLANAQQQLIDIFQVGQVNVEDLPQSTIVADQEYHESILSTSFCHQSHMDSSLDSTRPGVYVPIQEGRQNCRYIEYLGDPELQPVRSYESAFLVRLFYQLCDYVNTKYQHELMEAYSRQDFLGRVTRQILKPPTKVVYLPKRTSSGFSSGYEKRLPPHISLRSIASYNFIISITIGMFFFWLIGYGTTAFLALLFFTWMFYVLIKAICEPWSNRANMNTSSMISEAFDVQ, from the exons ATGACGACTTCGGCGGACGTAGTCACG gGCAGAGTGCAGGCTTACTTAACACTACCTCTTGTCCAAAGATGCAGGGAGTTGGCTTTGCTCATCGATGCTTTGAGTACAACAGAGTTACAACATGTCTTTCCAGTTCTCATaaattccatttttggaaTATCCGATAACGTTGGGTGGGGTCTCCATACCATTAGCCTAAAGAAGTATCCTCAGGAATATGAGGTACTTTGCAATTTCCTTAGTCCTCAGGGACCAATATTCTCTCTGTGTTATAAACTTCTTCCAGATTGTTATTTGAAATATAACTTTCCAGTATCTTACCTGCCT TCTAAAATTCGTCACATGCTGGAAGAAGGGATCATTCCACCATTCTATTCAGATAAACTCAGAGAAGATCATAGCATTCGACTTCCAACAGTTTTATCTATGA ATCCTTTTGAGTACTACATCTTTCATTTTGCGTACCATTTGACAAATCCATGGTTGCAAATTCAGCAGCAAGATAATGTATGGATAAATTGGGAAACAGTTTACGTTGAACTTGCAAACTGTTATCTGTTTCACTTTTTACCAAGAGATAATTCACCGGTTTTACCTATAATTGGACCATACGTTAAAAAAACACCTCCTAGAAAGTTGATGCAAGCAACGGACACAAAAAG GTTACAAACGACACGTCTTTTGAGAACAACAATCTTATCACCCAATTCAACTAGTCCTAATACTGGAGTACCACAGCAACAATGTTTACCTCAGGTTTGGCGAAGTGAAACCATTGTTCAagtttttcttgatttttggCTGGAGTATACAGAAGAAGAACAATTTTCCCCAACTAGAAGTCCCCAAATTACTGGATCCATACCACGAAGA CATAGTATTCATACTGGAGAACATATTCGCTTGGTTAGAACATTCATTAAAACTTTGCACGAATTTGCGAATAGTTCCATTGGGGATAGAAGTGCTATGGATGAATTGAAAAG agTTATACTTCCATCTGTTCAAGGAAAAATTTACACTTTCTTAAGGAAAGCCATACATCATTGGCCACTTGACAGTTCCTTTCGATTAATCTTGGAAGCTTGGTTAAGCTTTATACAGCCTTGGAGATATGTACAAGGAGTAGTGTACACCAAACAAGA GAAagctgaagaagaagagaaaggaAAAATTCATGATCCAAACAGATGGGTTTCGTTTGTTGCAAATAACTTGTTAGCTTATACAGCAATATTTCATCAGTTGCTACCCCGATTTATGCGAACGGATCTTGTTGCACCAAAAAATGCGCACATGTTATTTAGAGTTACAAAG GTATTTTCTCAACCTCATTtagcaaaaattttattagaagTTGAAAGTTGCATAGATGATGTTGCATCGACGCGAAATCGTACAACTAATCAGTGGACCGGTACGGTTCGTCAACAAATTGTTGAATTAGAGGGTCCTTCTTATCAATACATCCCTATGTTTTCACAAGCCACGGTTTCCCAG ATAGTTTCCTTTCTGGGCACAATAAAACAAGCGCATTTGACCGCTACGAGCTTAGTCGAAGCGCTGGAGAAAAGGCGGACAGGTAGAAGGTTCTTAATGTCGCTCTGGGAATTCTTCAATGGGGAGGATACCTCATCCGACGATATTAGTCTAGACGAGCGCAAGAGGGTCCCTGTGTTCCTTGCCAATGCTCAGCAACAGCTCATAGACATTTTCCAGGTAGGCCAG GTGAACGTTGAAGATCTCCCCCAATCTACCATCGTTGCAGACCAAGAATACCATGAGAGCATACTGTCTACGTCGTTCTGCCATCAGTCTCAC ATGGACTCTAGCTTGGATTCAACAAGACCAGGAGTTTATGTTCCTATACAAGAAGGCCGACAAAATTGTCGCTACATTGAATACTTAGGCGATCCTGAATTGCAACCTGTTCGCAGCTACGAAAGTGCTTTTCTAGTCAGATTATTTTATCAGCTGTGTGACTACGTGAATACAAAG TACCAACACGAGCTGATGGAGGCTTATAGTAGACAGGACTTTTTGGGAAGAGTGACCAGGCAAATTCTAAAACCGCCAACAAAAGTTGTATATTTACCGAAGCGGACGTCGAGTGGCTTTTCTTCTGGTTATGAAAAACGCTTACCGCCGCACATCAGTCTTCGTTCGATTGCCAGCTACAATTTCATCATCAGCATCACTATTGGAATGTTCTTTTTCTGGCTTATTGG ataTGGAACTACCGCATTCCTCGCTTTGTTATTCTTCACTTGGATGTTCTATGTGCTGATCAAGGCTATTTGCGAACCCTGGAGCAACAGAGCCAACATGAATACAAGCAGTATGATTTCTGAGGCTTTTGATGTTCAGTGA
- the LOC100123169 gene encoding sphingomyelin phosphodiesterase 4 isoform X2: MTTSADVVTGRVQAYLTLPLVQRCRELALLIDALSTTELQHVFPVLINSIFGISDNVGWGLHTISLKKYPQEYEVLCNFLSPQGPIFSLCYKLLPDCYLKYNFPVSYLPSKIRHMLEEGIIPPFYSDKLREDHSIRLPTVLSMNPFEYYIFHFAYHLTNPWLQIQQQDNVWINWETVYVELANCYLFHFLPRDNSPVLPIIGPYVKKTPPRKLMQATDTKRLQTTRLLRTTILSPNSTSPNTGVPQQQCLPQVWRSETIVQVFLDFWLEYTEEEQFSPTRSPQITGSIPRRHSIHTGEHIRLVRTFIKTLHEFANSSIGDRSAMDELKRVILPSVQGKIYTFLRKAIHHWPLDSSFRLILEAWLSFIQPWRYVQGVVYTKQEKAEEEEKGKIHDPNRWVSFVANNLLAYTAIFHQLLPRFMRTDLVAPKNAHMLFRVTKVFSQPHLAKILLEVESCIDDVASTRNRTTNQWTGTVRQQIVELEGPSYQYIPMFSQATVSQIVSFLGTIKQAHLTATSLVEALEKRRTGRRFLMSLWEFFNGEDTSSDDISLDERKRVPVFLANAQQQLIDIFQVNVEDLPQSTIVADQEYHESILSTSFCHQSHMDSSLDSTRPGVYVPIQEGRQNCRYIEYLGDPELQPVRSYESAFLVRLFYQLCDYVNTKYQHELMEAYSRQDFLGRVTRQILKPPTKVVYLPKRTSSGFSSGYEKRLPPHISLRSIASYNFIISITIGMFFFWLIGYGTTAFLALLFFTWMFYVLIKAICEPWSNRANMNTSSMISEAFDVQ; the protein is encoded by the exons ATGACGACTTCGGCGGACGTAGTCACG gGCAGAGTGCAGGCTTACTTAACACTACCTCTTGTCCAAAGATGCAGGGAGTTGGCTTTGCTCATCGATGCTTTGAGTACAACAGAGTTACAACATGTCTTTCCAGTTCTCATaaattccatttttggaaTATCCGATAACGTTGGGTGGGGTCTCCATACCATTAGCCTAAAGAAGTATCCTCAGGAATATGAGGTACTTTGCAATTTCCTTAGTCCTCAGGGACCAATATTCTCTCTGTGTTATAAACTTCTTCCAGATTGTTATTTGAAATATAACTTTCCAGTATCTTACCTGCCT TCTAAAATTCGTCACATGCTGGAAGAAGGGATCATTCCACCATTCTATTCAGATAAACTCAGAGAAGATCATAGCATTCGACTTCCAACAGTTTTATCTATGA ATCCTTTTGAGTACTACATCTTTCATTTTGCGTACCATTTGACAAATCCATGGTTGCAAATTCAGCAGCAAGATAATGTATGGATAAATTGGGAAACAGTTTACGTTGAACTTGCAAACTGTTATCTGTTTCACTTTTTACCAAGAGATAATTCACCGGTTTTACCTATAATTGGACCATACGTTAAAAAAACACCTCCTAGAAAGTTGATGCAAGCAACGGACACAAAAAG GTTACAAACGACACGTCTTTTGAGAACAACAATCTTATCACCCAATTCAACTAGTCCTAATACTGGAGTACCACAGCAACAATGTTTACCTCAGGTTTGGCGAAGTGAAACCATTGTTCAagtttttcttgatttttggCTGGAGTATACAGAAGAAGAACAATTTTCCCCAACTAGAAGTCCCCAAATTACTGGATCCATACCACGAAGA CATAGTATTCATACTGGAGAACATATTCGCTTGGTTAGAACATTCATTAAAACTTTGCACGAATTTGCGAATAGTTCCATTGGGGATAGAAGTGCTATGGATGAATTGAAAAG agTTATACTTCCATCTGTTCAAGGAAAAATTTACACTTTCTTAAGGAAAGCCATACATCATTGGCCACTTGACAGTTCCTTTCGATTAATCTTGGAAGCTTGGTTAAGCTTTATACAGCCTTGGAGATATGTACAAGGAGTAGTGTACACCAAACAAGA GAAagctgaagaagaagagaaaggaAAAATTCATGATCCAAACAGATGGGTTTCGTTTGTTGCAAATAACTTGTTAGCTTATACAGCAATATTTCATCAGTTGCTACCCCGATTTATGCGAACGGATCTTGTTGCACCAAAAAATGCGCACATGTTATTTAGAGTTACAAAG GTATTTTCTCAACCTCATTtagcaaaaattttattagaagTTGAAAGTTGCATAGATGATGTTGCATCGACGCGAAATCGTACAACTAATCAGTGGACCGGTACGGTTCGTCAACAAATTGTTGAATTAGAGGGTCCTTCTTATCAATACATCCCTATGTTTTCACAAGCCACGGTTTCCCAG ATAGTTTCCTTTCTGGGCACAATAAAACAAGCGCATTTGACCGCTACGAGCTTAGTCGAAGCGCTGGAGAAAAGGCGGACAGGTAGAAGGTTCTTAATGTCGCTCTGGGAATTCTTCAATGGGGAGGATACCTCATCCGACGATATTAGTCTAGACGAGCGCAAGAGGGTCCCTGTGTTCCTTGCCAATGCTCAGCAACAGCTCATAGACATTTTCCAG GTGAACGTTGAAGATCTCCCCCAATCTACCATCGTTGCAGACCAAGAATACCATGAGAGCATACTGTCTACGTCGTTCTGCCATCAGTCTCAC ATGGACTCTAGCTTGGATTCAACAAGACCAGGAGTTTATGTTCCTATACAAGAAGGCCGACAAAATTGTCGCTACATTGAATACTTAGGCGATCCTGAATTGCAACCTGTTCGCAGCTACGAAAGTGCTTTTCTAGTCAGATTATTTTATCAGCTGTGTGACTACGTGAATACAAAG TACCAACACGAGCTGATGGAGGCTTATAGTAGACAGGACTTTTTGGGAAGAGTGACCAGGCAAATTCTAAAACCGCCAACAAAAGTTGTATATTTACCGAAGCGGACGTCGAGTGGCTTTTCTTCTGGTTATGAAAAACGCTTACCGCCGCACATCAGTCTTCGTTCGATTGCCAGCTACAATTTCATCATCAGCATCACTATTGGAATGTTCTTTTTCTGGCTTATTGG ataTGGAACTACCGCATTCCTCGCTTTGTTATTCTTCACTTGGATGTTCTATGTGCTGATCAAGGCTATTTGCGAACCCTGGAGCAACAGAGCCAACATGAATACAAGCAGTATGATTTCTGAGGCTTTTGATGTTCAGTGA
- the LOC100123175 gene encoding adenosine receptor A2b, which yields MSIGLSPEEPSLDYNVTAGPAGAELNLPYAVCEILVAVCAVLGNGLVILVFTKERKLRRRTNYYIISLATADLLVGLFAIPFAILASIGLPTNLHACLFTVSVLIVLCTISIFCLVAVSIDRYWAILHPMGYSRTVRTKTAIGIICVCWVAGTLVGFLPLLGWNAGHKSDEKCIFTEVMDYDYLVFLYFATIIFPALLIAAFYAHIYRVVVKQLQQIVTMNPGKRKENQTHGTMLRLLGAAQKREVKATQNLSRIVAFFIICWFPLYTINCVMAFCPQCEVSEFLLNFCIILSHLNSAGNPLLYAYHLKDFRAALKSFIHRMLFPGRPDGKDVIGPHGGLVSVIQEPRGSLMGSQRGLGSKGHVAGSQQQLLQGGSSRHTSLMRQLQESRMRDMQATAAGSPKGSINKGRSASENSSRPNNNGNHNPSKRPSSSMSPVSILGCKNRRTTASSSSGDSPTDSVCGNSSIIVNQQPDETTSLPTATTATTMLDGSSTTMELRTYEFEAALQFVDCDDEDDDERMTTTTSQPESMLVIEADVNRSASSRERLTLDVDEEDKSCAKAKDG from the exons ATGTCTATCGGCCTGAGTCCGGAAGAGCCGAGCTTGGACTACAACGTGACGGCCGGTCCGGCTGGGGCCGAGTTGAACCTGCCCTATGCCGTCTGCGAGATCCTCGTGGCCGTCTGCGCCGTCCTGGGCAACGGCCTGGTCATCCTCGTCTTCACCAAGGAGCGAAAGCTCCGGCGACGCACCAACTACTACATCATCTCCTTGGCGACAGCCGATCTCCTCGTCGGACTGTTCGCCATACCGTTCGCCATACTGGCGAGCATAGGACTGCCCACGAATCTGCACGCCTGTCTATTCACCGTCTCGGTTCTCATCGTGCTGTGTACCATCAGTATTTTTTGCCTGGTAGCCGTGTCCATCGACAGGTACTGGGCCATACTCCATCCTATGGGATACTCAAGGACGGTGCGAACTAAGACTGCCATAG GTATAATATGCGTCTGCTGGGTGGCAGGAACGTTGGTGGGTTTCCTGCCGCTGCTGGGCTGGAACGCCGGCCACAAGTCCGACGAGAAGTGCATCTTCACCGAGGTCATGGACTACGACTACCTCGTCTTCCTCTACTTCGCCACCATCATTTTCCCGGCACTGCTGATAGCGGCCTTCTACGCCCACATCTATCGGGTCGTCGTCAAGCAG CTGCAGCAGATCGTGACGATGAACCCAGGCAAGCGCAAGGAGAACCAGACGCACGGCACGATGCTGCGTCTGCTCGGGGCGGCGCAGAAGCGCGAGGTCAAGGCCACGCAAAATCTGTCGCGAATCGTCGCCTTCTTCATCATCTGCTGGTTTCCCCTCTACACCATCAACTGCGTCATGGCCTTCTGCCCCCAGTGCGAGGTCAGCGAGTTCCTGCTCAACTTCTGCATCATTCTGTCGCACCTGAACTCCGCCGGTAACCCTCTGCTCTACGCCTATCATCTGAAGGATTTCAGAGCGGCGCTGAAGAGTTTCATACACAGGATGTTGTTCCCCGGCAGGCCCGACGGAAAGGACGTGATCGGGCCTCACGGAGGGCTCGTCAGTGTGATTCAGGAGCCGAGAG GTTCGCTAATGGGATCTCAGAGAGGATTGGGGTCGAAGGGTCACGTGGCGGGGTCGCAGCAACAGTTGCTGCAAGGTGGTAGCAGCAGGCACACTAGTTTGATGAGGCAGCTTCAGGAGTCGAGAATGCGGGACATGCAGGCCACGGCTGCTGGATCGCCGAAAGGTTCCATAAA CAAAGGCAGATCGGCCTCCGAAAACTCGAGCCGACCAAACAATAACGGCAACCACAACCCGAGCAAGCGACCCTCGTCGAGCATGTCCCCGGTCTCGATCCTCGGCTGCAAAAACCGTCGGACAAcggcgagcagcagcagtggcgaCAGTCCGACCGATTCGGTCTGCGGCAACTCGAGTATAATAGTCAACCAGCAGCCCGACGAAACTACTAGTCTACCAACCGCCACGACGGCCACCACTATGTTGGACGGCTCCTCGACGACGATGGAGTTGCGAACCTACGAATTCGAGGCTGCGCTTCAGTTCGTTGAttgcgacgacgaggacgacgacgagaggatGACCACGACTACGTCCCAGCCGGAATCGATGCTGGTCATCGAGGCGGACGTCAACCGGAGTGCTTCGTCTCGAGAGAGGCTCACCCTCGACGTCGACGAGGAAGATAAGTCGTGTGCTAAAGCCAAAGACGGCTGA